In one window of Bacteriovorax sp. BAL6_X DNA:
- a CDS encoding BtpA/SgcQ family protein has protein sequence MLDFKAKPIIAVIYLRPLLGYTSHPGINQVIDYALEDLEVLRKCGVDAALLENEHDRPYTVTASKEVIASMSVVANMVQRQAGNYPIGSEFLINDPEASLAIAKAGGNSFIRTDYFVDRMAREEYGGEMKIDPQGLLNYRKKIAADDIQLLTDIQVKYATMLEEKTLAQSAREAYEFKSAAAVVSGRETGIAPSVKEIMEAKEGAPELPIIIGSGLSHQNLDELYPALDGAIVGSALMTDTRMDYEKVAPFMDIVRRLRQ, from the coding sequence ATGCTAGACTTTAAGGCAAAACCAATAATTGCAGTTATTTATCTACGCCCACTACTTGGCTACACGAGTCATCCTGGAATTAATCAAGTCATTGATTACGCTCTTGAAGACCTTGAGGTTCTAAGAAAGTGCGGAGTCGATGCGGCCCTCTTAGAAAATGAGCACGACAGGCCTTATACAGTAACGGCTTCTAAAGAAGTTATTGCAAGCATGAGCGTTGTGGCCAATATGGTCCAAAGACAAGCGGGTAACTACCCAATTGGTTCAGAATTTTTAATCAATGACCCAGAAGCTTCCCTTGCAATTGCGAAGGCCGGTGGTAATTCTTTTATCCGTACTGATTACTTTGTTGATCGCATGGCACGCGAAGAATATGGTGGTGAGATGAAAATTGATCCTCAAGGTCTTCTCAATTATCGCAAAAAAATCGCAGCAGACGATATTCAACTCTTAACAGATATTCAGGTTAAGTATGCAACGATGTTAGAAGAGAAAACCCTCGCCCAATCTGCTCGCGAAGCTTACGAGTTTAAAAGTGCTGCGGCCGTTGTCTCTGGCCGTGAAACCGGAATCGCTCCAAGTGTAAAAGAAATAATGGAAGCAAAAGAAGGCGCTCCAGAGCTTCCTATTATCATTGGCTCAGGTCTTTCTCATCAAAATCTAGATGAACTCTATCCTGCTCTTGACGGTGCTATCGTTGGTAGTGCACTTATGACAGACACTCGTATGGATTATGAAAAGGTTGCACCATTTATGGATATCGTAAGAAGGCTTAGACAATAA
- a CDS encoding thermonuclease family protein, giving the protein MRKIKLLFLALIQFSIFAISFEARVLYIHDGDTMTVYSDFLGKKKNIRMLGIDTPEVDFNGSTQGQIALDARDYLRKLVPIGSTVVIDLGRDGDLNTRRLLGTVLYEGQDINLEMLKSGLAVPYFIEPFDKEIMYEYMAISKKVFLEEIGIYALNVQLPYEFRMSVQNRIGTNYVGDLETKILYSPEDGHMVPPYRRLFIRSFERAKQLGYKLFSK; this is encoded by the coding sequence ATGAGAAAAATAAAGCTTCTATTTCTAGCACTAATTCAGTTTTCAATCTTTGCCATCTCATTTGAAGCTAGAGTTCTGTATATTCATGATGGTGATACCATGACAGTTTATAGTGACTTTCTGGGGAAGAAGAAAAATATCCGCATGCTTGGAATTGATACTCCAGAAGTCGACTTCAATGGAAGTACTCAAGGACAAATAGCTCTTGATGCTAGAGACTACCTTAGAAAACTTGTTCCAATTGGAAGTACAGTTGTTATTGACCTAGGAAGAGATGGAGACCTAAATACACGTCGTCTTCTTGGTACAGTTTTATACGAAGGCCAGGATATAAATTTAGAAATGCTAAAATCAGGACTAGCAGTACCTTACTTTATTGAACCTTTTGATAAAGAAATTATGTATGAATATATGGCCATTTCTAAAAAAGTTTTTCTTGAAGAGATTGGGATTTACGCACTTAACGTACAGCTACCATATGAATTTCGTATGAGTGTTCAAAATCGTATCGGCACGAATTACGTCGGGGATCTAGAGACAAAAATTCTTTACTCACCTGAAGATGGCCACATGGTTCCACCTTACCGCAGGCTTTTCATCCGATCTTTTGAGAGAGCGAAACAATTAGGTTACAAGCTATTTTCGAAATAA
- a CDS encoding trypsin-like serine protease, with the protein MRKAPLSIILLLSLISCSERSLKVKSQSSAIIGGEELSHQAKELKYTVAITKESDLDKSFCTGSLISKRHIITAAHCLIGSSYKNMQVAFVSEAPKFIKIKEAYLALDALLRMHSLESVRGDFGHNFDIAILELEEDAPKSAEVIEILDASESNEVLDKKVKLIGFGQDANGVVGKPKKVDVTATAIRRNLLERSILLYEDKSGACRGDSGGPATITIDNQTYLIGATQGYAKAAFDGVEDLDCSSGKGMYTFLPDYKAWIESVINKTEYSPSDFEYNPFQFSQNESENSFSLECDNLKSLSIARWQGLYTYASRIIGSFKCDSMNEWFSSISTYSEKPSSKAEFIQGKWSIVGNYYFLRYFKNLEQVSIDQSMRITRRDQMILGVNSNVIYLNNTYEDFKLGDSVRELALLGGRLSQDDYDALISRSDFLLKKVSVGE; encoded by the coding sequence ATGAGAAAAGCCCCACTATCTATTATCCTATTACTATCACTCATTTCTTGTTCTGAAAGATCCTTGAAAGTTAAATCACAATCAAGTGCAATTATTGGTGGAGAGGAACTCTCTCATCAAGCTAAAGAGCTAAAATATACAGTGGCCATTACTAAAGAAAGTGATCTTGATAAGTCATTTTGTACAGGTAGTCTGATTTCAAAACGTCATATCATAACGGCTGCTCATTGCTTAATTGGTAGCTCTTATAAAAATATGCAGGTGGCCTTTGTTTCTGAGGCCCCTAAGTTTATTAAAATTAAAGAAGCATACTTAGCACTGGATGCATTACTAAGAATGCACTCTCTGGAGAGTGTTAGAGGAGACTTTGGTCACAATTTTGATATTGCGATTTTAGAGTTAGAAGAAGATGCTCCAAAGAGTGCAGAGGTTATTGAAATTCTCGATGCATCAGAGAGTAATGAAGTTCTTGATAAGAAAGTTAAACTCATAGGCTTCGGTCAAGATGCAAACGGCGTTGTTGGTAAGCCTAAAAAGGTTGATGTTACGGCCACGGCGATTAGGCGTAATCTTTTAGAGCGCTCAATTCTTCTATACGAAGATAAGAGTGGAGCATGCCGTGGAGATTCTGGTGGCCCGGCTACAATCACAATCGATAACCAAACATACTTAATTGGTGCAACTCAAGGATATGCAAAGGCTGCATTTGATGGGGTCGAGGATCTCGATTGCTCTTCTGGAAAAGGAATGTATACATTCTTACCGGATTATAAAGCATGGATTGAAAGTGTCATTAATAAAACTGAATATAGTCCTTCTGATTTTGAATATAACCCATTTCAGTTTTCACAAAACGAAAGTGAAAACTCATTTTCTTTGGAATGTGATAATTTAAAATCTTTAAGCATCGCTCGTTGGCAAGGGCTTTATACCTATGCTTCACGTATTATTGGAAGTTTTAAATGTGACTCAATGAATGAATGGTTTTCTTCGATTAGCACTTATTCTGAAAAGCCTAGTAGTAAGGCCGAGTTTATTCAAGGAAAGTGGTCAATTGTTGGAAATTATTATTTCTTAAGATACTTTAAAAACCTAGAACAGGTCTCAATTGATCAGTCCATGAGAATAACAAGGCGTGACCAAATGATTCTAGGGGTAAATTCAAATGTTATTTACCTTAATAACACCTATGAAGACTTCAAACTTGGAGACAGTGTAAGAGAGCTTGCTCTACTCGGTGGAAGACTTTCACAAGATGATTATGATGCTCTTATTTCAAGATCTGATTTCCTTCTCAAGAAGGTTAGTGTGGGGGAGTAA
- a CDS encoding YkgJ family cysteine cluster protein, producing the protein MSLNKEISKHIESIFEKSAKTFSDYQLNMGLPCLSGCGACCLSQEISASTSEMLPSAFRILNEEGIERVEELLEELEGTPSKICVFYHRNSEDGTKGYCMNYSTRPAVCRSFGVAAYRDKSGSKTMSICKRLKETYPEEVKTLNPNEAPVIGDFAKQIYLLGQSSDARLMHINEALYEALKKVWLGHTYGFNEDS; encoded by the coding sequence GTGAGTTTAAATAAAGAGATCTCAAAGCATATCGAATCTATCTTTGAAAAGTCTGCAAAGACTTTTTCAGACTATCAATTAAATATGGGACTTCCTTGTCTCAGTGGTTGCGGCGCATGTTGCTTGAGTCAGGAAATATCTGCATCAACATCAGAAATGTTACCTAGTGCATTCCGTATACTAAATGAAGAAGGAATTGAAAGAGTCGAAGAGCTATTAGAAGAACTTGAAGGGACTCCTTCAAAAATATGTGTCTTCTATCATCGAAACTCTGAAGACGGAACAAAGGGTTATTGTATGAACTACTCTACAAGACCTGCTGTTTGTCGCTCATTTGGTGTTGCTGCTTACCGAGACAAGAGCGGGAGCAAAACAATGAGTATATGTAAGCGTTTAAAAGAAACGTATCCTGAGGAAGTAAAGACACTAAACCCAAATGAGGCACCGGTTATCGGGGATTTTGCTAAGCAAATTTACCTCTTAGGGCAAAGTTCTGATGCTAGATTAATGCACATTAATGAAGCTCTTTATGAGGCCCTAAAGAAAGTGTGGCTAGGCCACACTTATGGTTTTAATGAAGATTCTTAG